The DNA window CATCGTAACCATTGTCCGCATCAACATGGAACAGGGTCAATTTTAGATCCAGATCATCACTGGCCTGCCAATCTAAAATACTACGAAAACTGAGCTCATCAATATTGTTGGTGTCATCGCGCTTGAGAAAATCATTCTCTATATAGCCGTCGCTACTGTGCTGTTGAACGGCAATTCGATAACCCAGAGATTCGCTGATCGGCCCACCCACTGCTGCACTGACAGTGCGCGTGTCGTAATCGCCGACAGAGACTTGCATATTGCCCTGTAGCTGTTCGCTGGGCTGATTGGATCTGAGATTGATCAGCCCCGCCAGTGCATTGGCGCCGTAGAGCGTACCCTGAGGACCCCTCAGTATCTCGATCTGAGCTATATCCATGGTCGTTGCCGCACCGGCAATACCAGTAAAATCAATGCCGTCGACCAATGTTCCCACAGAGGGGTTTAACGGCTCAATAAACTGACTGCGCTCGCCAATACCGCGAATCTGAATAAAGCGCCCGCGGGAAGCACCGCTGGAAAAATTAACATTAGGCGCTAAATTGAGCACCTGCTCTAGATGTCTTGCCTGGCGCTGAGCTATGGCTGCGCTATCGAAAACGGTGACACTGGCGGGAGTTTGCAACAGGGTGGTGTCACGAAAATCAGAGGTGACAACAATCTCTTCAATGGCGCTCTCTGGTAGTACTGACTCGGATATCACAGGTGTCGACAAGACAGTCAAAGCTGCAGCAAGCAAAGTGGGGATTGGGGTAATTATTTTATAGCGGTTCATGTAGAGCCTCAGTAACAGTATGAAAAGTTAAGGAGACCCGGAGACAAAAGACGAAGAAAGGTGACGGTCAAGAATTCCTATTCCTACGCCGGCATAATCCGGATCAGGTTCAAAGGGTACTTCTCAGGCCACTGAAAACGGCCGCCCCTTAGGATAACGAGATTATGATAGCATCGCTTCTGAGCAAGATACATTCCCTGCAGAACTTTTTTCTCAGCTAGCAGTAAAACCTGCTTACACTTGAGGTATGTCATGCCTTGGCGCCCAAGAAGGCCATTGGATGAGCTATCAATAACACTAAACGGTAAAGGCAAGCATCCGGCTCAGCTCACACAGGGGGCGACCCGACTGCTCGCGAAGATCGGCAAATACCTGCTCCACCAGGCGCAAATCTCGCTGGGCCGTAGGACTGAATTTTTTCATCAGACCTTGTCTGACCAGCGCATCGCTGACATCTTGGGTCAGTAGAAAGGTATCCTTACCCATGCTGCGCAACATTCCCGGGCCTGAGTTACCACCCAGTCGCGAACCATTTTTTTTCAGTTCTAACCACAAACCAACAATATCATTCTCTGGCCAGTCGGCAATAAATTTGCCGAAGCTACCGTGACTATGCTGTTTATCCAGCACATACATCGCATTGTGGCGCACAGAAACAATCTTCGTGAAGTTACGCACTATGCGCGTATCTTTACCCAGCTCCTCAAGCTTTTCATCACTGAAATGGGCGATGGCTAGGGGATTAAACTTGGAGAAAGCCTCCTCAAAGCCAGGCCATTTGTTATCGATAACTCTCCAAACGAAGCCGGCGCGGAACACACAGCGAGTCATCATCGACAGATAGCGATCATCCCCTTGGGCCGCCAGCTGCTCTGAACTTCTTGGACGCGGCAAACTGGCTTCCAGTTGCTCGACACCACCGCGGTTTTTAGCCGCCAATTTATAGATATTTTTGTAGGTTGTCTTCACTCGAATTACCTGTGGGATTCAATATTGACGGGATATTTGGCTTTCTCTCTGGTCGATTCTTTAGCCTGCAAAGATACTAACCTGAAGCAAATCCCTCAGCGGCAACATTTTTACACTCTCAGGGGCATTACGCGAAGTATCGGACTCTAGATTAGCTTGGCTGGTCGCGACATTAGTTGCCGCATGAGTTGAAGAGAAACTTAAGCAGCCAAATCAACAAAAAATCCAGCCACAATAAACAACAGCAACAGAGCAAAAAGCTTATTCAGCCAAGTACCGGTCTGCTGATATCGAAGTAGGCTATTCGGTCGAGAGATAACCACTGCCACAAGCATATACCAAAGTGCATCGACAGTTCCGGCAATCGCAGCCATAACCAACTTCACCCAAAATACGCTGTCAACGCTGACAAACTGACTAAATAATGCGCTAAAAAAAAGAATAATTTTAGGATTGACCAGAGCGATTAAAAATCCATCGCGGGCAGCGGCCCATTTTGGGCCAGCTACTGAACTTGATGTGTCAGCGCTTTGGCTGAGATCTTGATCAAGGGCTCTGTTAGGGGCTTTATTGGGAGTAGCAAAAAGTAACTTCGTCGCCATCCAGACTAAATAGAGACAACCAGCTAGTTGCAGTAGATTAAAAGCGATTTCATAACGACTCAATAGACCGACTAGGCCAAGTGCCGTAAGCATTGCAAAAGCCATTATAGCTAACCCATGAGCTACCGCCCCAATCATCCCTGAGAGGCGACCATGATTCAGAGTTAGACTGCCGATCACGGCTAAGCTAGGGCCGGGGGACATGGCTCCCAATAAGCATGCCATTGTCACCGACAACCAAAATACCGCATCCATAACTACCCTTATACCATCGACTAAACACTCATTTATACAGGCTTGCGAGAATAAAGAACAGCTAAAAAAACCTTAACCCAGCTAAGGTTAAAGGCGTGCCTCTTGAGAGTATCCGCTTTAAACTTTATTAAAAAGTGAATAAGATAGAAAGAGTTAGACATGTAAGCCGATAACGGATACCCATGCAGAGATGCTCAAATAAAAGCAGGACCGCATATGCAACGTAAAGATTTGGAGTCCAACAACAGAGTGGTTATTAGCGCAGCGGAACTTGAAAAACAGTTTGATGCGGGGCTCGGGAATTTTAAAGTGCTGTTAAACAAAGTTGATAGCACTGAGCGAGAAGAACTGTTTGAATTACTGGAGACAGCAATTAAAGAGATCGCCGCAGCAAAAAAATAACTTAAGAGACCTTGAGCGTTTAGTCTAGTGAGGCAAAAACCTCCGGTCCAATTAAACCTGAAGTATTAAAAACGTTAACTCTCCAGGACCTATGCATCGCCATTAAATTTATCAGCGACCTGAGAAAATAAGGCTTTTCGGTCAGCTTTAGATAGCCCCAATATTCTATTGAACACATCCTCAACGGCTTTCGGGTCTTTCTTTGTCGATTTCTGAGTAGCTGAACTGCCATAGAGCGATTCTACGGCCACACCAAAATAGTTGGCGATACTAATCATTGAGTCACGCCGTGGATCTTGGGTGACCTGACTAAGGATGCGATTAATCGTCGGCTGGGGAACTCCAGTGGCTCGCGAAAGCGCACTCTGAGAAATGCCTTCTTGCTCCATTAATCGTGCTAGCTCTGTACTCATAGATCCTCTCATTCTCCAATTATGAACTGCCTTACTATCCATTGATGTATTATTTTTAGTCGATTTTTAAGAGTCTTTCCAGTTTATTAATTACACTTAAAATAATTTTTCTATTTAGATATCAATAGCCTGCAAAATATCGGGCCTATCGGTAATAATACCGTCAACACCGAGTTCAATCAGTTTTAGCATTTTTTGTGGATCGTTGACAGTCCAAACATCGACCGCCAAATTGAGTTCGTCTGCGGCTCTAATTAACGATTTGGAAACCAGTGGTACGCCGTAGTATTCAAATGGCAATTGCACTGAGTAGCCAGGCGACTTATACAGATGCCCTAGGCCTATCCAGCTCAACAAAACCATCACACGCGCTTCCTCTTCTCCAAGAGAAGTTGGTACCTCAGGACAAACTTGACGAAAATTCTCAAGTACCGAGGAGTAAAAAGACCCCACTAGCACCTGATTCTGTAAGCCATAAGCCAACACCAACCAACATAACTGAACACCGGTCTCCCTGTCATCGGGTTTTAATTCAATTAGAAACCTCGTGTTCGGAAGGGCTTTAAACACTGATTCCAGAGAGGCTATGCGTATACCTGCGACAGCTAGCTTTGTTGGGTAGTCATCTTCATGAAACCCTACATCAAAAATTTTCAGTTCCGACAGTGTCATATCGGCAATATAACCACTGCCATTGGTCGTCGTATCAATACTTGCATCATGCCTAAGCACAACTATTTTATCCAGCGTCAAATGGACATCGAGTTCAACAATATCTGCGCCTACGGCCACAGCATTGATAGCACCCTCCAGCGTATTACCCGGTACCAGTTCGCGACCGGTGCCATGGGCAATATTATTGAAGCTTTGACTTTGGTAGAACGGAATAGAGTGCACGCGACTGTAGCCGGGCAGAATAAGTAGTATTCCGTATACCAGAGACAGGCAGAGCAATATAAAGAAAAAATTACGCATAAGACTTATCGCACTATTCAGGCACTAGCTTAGTGCGCTAACAATAGGTCCTCCGACCGAGAGCAGACCCAGACAAATTTTGGCCCTAGTATAACTACGCAGCTAAAGGTATATCAATATATCCTTTATCACCCAGAAGCAAGCAGCTTAAATCGCCAGGCCTTATCTGTTTTTTCGGCTGGCAATCAGCTCATCAACTACCGCAGGATCTGCCAGCGTCGAGGTATCACCCAAGCTATCCAGCTCACTGGCAGCGACTTTGCGCAAGATGCGTCGCATTATTTTCCCCGAACGGGTCTTGGGCAACCCCGGAGCCCACTGAATAATATCCGGCTTGGCGATCGGACCAATTTCTTTAACGCAGAGGGCGATCAACTCTAGACGCAACTCTTCGTCAGGGTCGACGCCATTCATTGGCGTGACGTAACAGTAAATGCCCTGACCTTTAACATCATGGGGATAGCCTACGACTGCAGCCTCTGCGATTTTTTCATGGAGCACTAGAGCACTCTCTACCTCAGCAGTACCCATGCGATGGCCTGAAATATTTAGCACATCATCAACTCGACCGGTAATCCAGTAGCAACCATCCTCATCCCGACGTGCACCGTCGCCGGTAAAATAATAGCCGGCATAGGGTCTAAAGTAGGTCTCGACAAAGCGCTGATGATCACCGTAGATAGTGCGAATCTGACTCGGCCAAGATGCTTTAATCATCAATAGTCCTTCACCTGGCCCATCAATTTCCCGACTCTCGGCATCCAGCAACACTGGTTGCACACCAAAAAATGGCTTTGTTGCAGAGCCGGGCTTTAGAGCTGTAGCACCGGGGAGCGGCGTCAACATATGAGCGCCGGTCTCAGTTTGCCACCAGGTGTCGACAATGGGACAGCGAGACTCTCCCACCACGCGGTGATACCAGTCCCACGCTTCAGGATTGATTGGCTCACCCACAGTGCCGAGCAACTTAAGTGAGCTGCGTGAACTGCTCTTAACAAAACTATCGCCACAGGCCATTAAAGATCTAATCGCGGTTGGCGCAGTGTAAAACTGATTGACCTTATGCTTGTCGATAACCTGCCAGAATCGTGAGGCATCCGGATAGGTTGGCACGCCCTCAAACATCAACGTGATAGCGCCATTACACAGTGGACCATACAAAATATAACTGTGGCCAGTGACCCAACCAACATCTGCAGTACACCAAAATACATCGCCATCTTTATAGTCGAAAGTGTATTTGTGGGTCATCGCAGCCATCAACAGATAACCACCAGTGCTATGGACAACGCCTTTGGGCTTACCCGTTGAGCCCGAGGTGTAGAGAATAAACAGCGGATCTTCGGCATCCATAGTTTCTGGCGCACAGTCTTGAGCAACAGACTCCATGGATTCTTGATACCAGATATCTCGACTCTGCTGCCAATCTATAGTGCCGCCGGTGCGACGGACAACCAGGCAGGTATGAACATCGGGGCAGTTTGCCAAGGCCCTGTCAGTGTTGGCCTTAAGCGGAATAGCCTTGCCTGCACGCAAGCCCTCATCCGCTGTAATCACGACCTGGCAATCGGAATCGAGAATACGGTCTTTTAACGCCTCCGGAGAAAAACCTCCAAATACCACTGAGTGCACGGCACCAATGCGGGCGCAGGCGAGCATGGCATAGGCTGCCTCAGGAATCATTGGCATATAGATACACACCCGATCACCTTTTTTGACGCCCCGCTGACGCAGTACATTGCCTAATCGAGAGACTTGCTCGTGGAGTTGAGCGTAGCTAATATGGGCATGGTCCGAAGGATCGTCCCCCTCCCAGATAAT is part of the SAR92 clade bacterium H455 genome and encodes:
- a CDS encoding DNA-3-methyladenine glycosylase I; translation: MKTTYKNIYKLAAKNRGGVEQLEASLPRPRSSEQLAAQGDDRYLSMMTRCVFRAGFVWRVIDNKWPGFEEAFSKFNPLAIAHFSDEKLEELGKDTRIVRNFTKIVSVRHNAMYVLDKQHSHGSFGKFIADWPENDIVGLWLELKKNGSRLGGNSGPGMLRSMGKDTFLLTQDVSDALVRQGLMKKFSPTAQRDLRLVEQVFADLREQSGRPLCELSRMLAFTV
- a CDS encoding LysE family transporter, which gives rise to MSPGPSLAVIGSLTLNHGRLSGMIGAVAHGLAIMAFAMLTALGLVGLLSRYEIAFNLLQLAGCLYLVWMATKLLFATPNKAPNRALDQDLSQSADTSSSVAGPKWAAARDGFLIALVNPKIILFFSALFSQFVSVDSVFWVKLVMAAIAGTVDALWYMLVAVVISRPNSLLRYQQTGTWLNKLFALLLLFIVAGFFVDLAA
- a CDS encoding helix-turn-helix domain-containing protein → MSTELARLMEQEGISQSALSRATGVPQPTINRILSQVTQDPRRDSMISIANYFGVAVESLYGSSATQKSTKKDPKAVEDVFNRILGLSKADRKALFSQVADKFNGDA
- a CDS encoding glycerophosphodiester phosphodiesterase, which encodes MRNFFFILLCLSLVYGILLILPGYSRVHSIPFYQSQSFNNIAHGTGRELVPGNTLEGAINAVAVGADIVELDVHLTLDKIVVLRHDASIDTTTNGSGYIADMTLSELKIFDVGFHEDDYPTKLAVAGIRIASLESVFKALPNTRFLIELKPDDRETGVQLCWLVLAYGLQNQVLVGSFYSSVLENFRQVCPEVPTSLGEEEARVMVLLSWIGLGHLYKSPGYSVQLPFEYYGVPLVSKSLIRAADELNLAVDVWTVNDPQKMLKLIELGVDGIITDRPDILQAIDI
- the acs gene encoding acetate--CoA ligase — its product is MSDSPTHPIPQQWSDSAWIDEATYKAMYRQSVDNPEQFWGDQAAQFLTWEKPWETVCRSDIEQGQAAWFEGGKLNVAVNCIDRHLVDRADQTAIIWEGDDPSDHAHISYAQLHEQVSRLGNVLRQRGVKKGDRVCIYMPMIPEAAYAMLACARIGAVHSVVFGGFSPEALKDRILDSDCQVVITADEGLRAGKAIPLKANTDRALANCPDVHTCLVVRRTGGTIDWQQSRDIWYQESMESVAQDCAPETMDAEDPLFILYTSGSTGKPKGVVHSTGGYLLMAAMTHKYTFDYKDGDVFWCTADVGWVTGHSYILYGPLCNGAITLMFEGVPTYPDASRFWQVIDKHKVNQFYTAPTAIRSLMACGDSFVKSSSRSSLKLLGTVGEPINPEAWDWYHRVVGESRCPIVDTWWQTETGAHMLTPLPGATALKPGSATKPFFGVQPVLLDAESREIDGPGEGLLMIKASWPSQIRTIYGDHQRFVETYFRPYAGYYFTGDGARRDEDGCYWITGRVDDVLNISGHRMGTAEVESALVLHEKIAEAAVVGYPHDVKGQGIYCYVTPMNGVDPDEELRLELIALCVKEIGPIAKPDIIQWAPGLPKTRSGKIMRRILRKVAASELDSLGDTSTLADPAVVDELIASRKNR